The following nucleotide sequence is from Brockia lithotrophica.
CGTTCCGCCCGATCCCAGTCGATCGTTCCGTCCTGCCGGGCGACGATCGCCTCAAAGTGCAGGTGCGCGTCGAACATGGCACCCCCTCCCTTTTTACATCGGTTCCGTCGGCCGACCGAACGTCGGATTCCTGAACCGGTTTCCGGAACCGCAAACCGGCTGCCGGTCCGTTCGCCGGCTTGCGGAGGCGACGACCCGGCCTGTCAATCAGTCGCCGGAACCTCCCGCCGAAACCGATTCGATCTGAATTTTTGCAATTCCGTCGTGACGGGTAGCAAAAATTCTTACAATGTATTCGTCTCCGTTTTCGATTATATTGACATAATTTTTTCCTAACTCACTTTCTCGAAATGTATATTCTTTTCCATTATAAAATTTAAACGTATAGTAGTATTCGCATCTTGAAACCTTGCCGCATTTGTATGTTTTTTCAACTTTTTCCGGGACATCTTCAATCACAACGCCGTATTGTCCGGTATGGATATCATATATGGTGGCAATAGACCGAAAGAAAAAATCTACTGAGCCCGCAGCTAAAAACGCAAAAAAACCTAAAAGTAAAATCATTTTCGGGTTTAGCAAATCTTTTATACTAAATTTTCGAAACTTGTCAAATATTACTTTTAACACACCAAAAGAAATTATAAATAAAATCGGAAGTAATAGTGCGAAAAATATAACTTCATTCCAATTAAAAATTGTAATTTTAAATTCCATTTTTAATCACTCCAATAATTTATGGAATATTTTAAAACAAATCTATTTTTTCTTCATCATATAAAACAATTCAGCGGAAGGAAAGACATTGTTTAACTTCTCTTTTTGAGACAAATTTTCATGCTTTTCAATATGTGGCTACGACTATCGGAAGAACCATGTTGAGCAGAAGTAGAATGACACCGGCTGCTTTTAGGAAAATCTAGTCTTCACAGTCACCAATCCCCCTCTACGCTATACCAAATAAAGCAGTAGTTAATTTCTTCCTTACGAGAGGCCGCCCGGAAAGCCCAACCTTTCAAGGGTGGGAGGAGGTCACCACCAGTTTTCCACTTCTTCTATTATTTTTTCGTCTATCTTTTGGCTCTCACCGATAACACCTACAACTACGAAGCCTTCGAGCATCCTCGGGTACGTCGAGTAGTGAAGCTTCTTCGGAATGACCGCTACTTCTCTAAACATTCGGAACAGTTCGTTATCTCTTAACGTCACTTTTATTATCCTTGGACGGTCGTAAACGTCAGTTATGGTGAATTCCTTTCCCTCTATCATGTTGCTGTGCTTGCCAACCGCCAGTATCGCTTTGTACCTGGTCTCCTCCGGCTTTCCCCACGGGTCAAGGTAGCACGCCGTGTCCACGCCGTACTTCGATAAAAGTGTTTTAAGGTTTTTCTTTACAATCAATGCCAGTATTCCTTGTGTAACAGCATACATCCATGCAAACATAAATGCGGAAGCAAAAAGGGAAGGCTTCATAGTATCCCATGTTATCGGCTCATTAAATCCCAAAACGGGAATCGGTAAAGTAGCAGCAAAAACACCTATCCCGCCGAGCAACCCCATGACTATAGGGAGATGTTTTATCTTTCTGTGATTATATACGAGATATCCGCCTAGCATACCGAGTAATATAATCAAAGGCATAGCATAGGCATAGAGAATAAACCTTTCTCTTTCATAAATATATACGTAATATCCGCCTGGTACAACGACTAATACAAACAAAGACATAAGAAAAACAAACAAGATAATAAGTTCTCTTCTTTCATCCAAAACCATTCACCGCCTTTCTGGGATGGTGCCTGTCACTTCCGTCCAGAAGCAGGCGAATCGTGCCGGAACTGTTGTCCAGCCTGAAACTGTCCCGCCGGTCGTGTTTGCGGCGAAACTTCGGATGGCCGACCTTCCGGCCGGTCTTCCGCCCGCGGAAGAAGTTTTGGAACGCCTTTTCCAGGTCCCGAAGCGCCTCCTGCGGTGCCCATTTGGACACCTCGTACATCCACGGGAAGTCCGCCTTCTTCAGGCGGTTCAGTTCCCGGTGGAGCTCCGTCGCATTTGTCGTGCGGCCTTCTTTTTCGTAGATCTCGATCCACCGCGCGAGACCCCAGTTGTAGGCGAAGCGGGCGGCCCCGGCGTGCTTGGCGAGGAGGATGCGTTGTTCCTTGTTGGGATCGAGCTCGTACCGGTAGGCTCTATGGATCTTCACGCTGAAGCGCCTCCAGCGCCTTTTTTGCCCGTCGTCTCGCGGAACGCTTACCATATAATCGTGCGGCAAGGGAAGTGAGCACTAAGGTCTACTCGCGCACCAGGTCGTCGTCCACCTCTCTTTCTACGACCACCAGAATGCGGCGTCCCTGCGCCCGAAGAGAAGCTTCGATGTATTCAAAGCCAAAACGCGTCAGCCGATCCCGATGTTCCACGACGATGGTCGTTACGTTCGGGTCGGAGAGGAGCTTGATGAGCTCCTTCCGCCTGCCGTTCAGACCGGAACCGACTTCTTTCACCGTCTTTCCGACCGAAAGGCCTTGGGCATTGGCAAACTCCAGAAGCCTCACCACCTGTCGTTCGAGATCGGCCTTTGGGTCGGAAGACGACACCCGGGCGTAGAGGGCGACGATGCCCTCCTTGGTCGCTTCGGGTTCGTGGACGAGGATCGTGCCCGAGGGAGTGATTTCGAACGGCACGGGCATTTTGCCCTCTTTGACCCGGCGCCACGCCGTCTTGTAGGTGATTCCGCGCTTTTTGGCCCATTGGCTGAGTTTCATGGGTACATTTTACCTGAGAAAGAGACGAAGGAAAACTATTTTTTAGCTGCTGACAACCCCATCATCGATCGGCGTGATCGAGAACCGGGCGACGAGGCCTCCACCGTATTTCGCCTCTACCTCGCGCAAAAGGATCTTGTTCGGCGTGAAGCCGACGAACATGCTCGGCTGGTCCTGCAACTTGAAATAGTTGCGGCGGTCGGGTTTGAAAAGATACTCGTAGTATCCGATATTTCCATCCACGGTTAGGGTGTCCTTGTACTCGAGTCCCGCGGTCACGAACAGGATCGCGGGTTCGTTGTTGGGAACCGTGAAGCTCACCTTGAGTCTCACGGGCTTCCCCGGCTCGAGGAACTTCACCTCGTTTCCGTTTGCATCTCGAAGCGGCTGCATTCCAAAGTTGGTGTTCGGATCCAAAAGAAGGCTCGAATCGACTTTCACGACTTTACCGGGATCTTTGAACTCGTACTCGTTCCCGTACACGTACCCGAGATCTCCGGAGTCGATGAGCTGTCCGGAACGGGCGTTGAACAGGTAGAAGCGCACGGGGAAGTTCGTGAGGGGAACGTCTCCATAGTTCGTGAGCGAGATGTACGCTTCCACCCGATCGCCGCTCCGCAAAAGCTGCGTGTACCGGGCGTCGAGCCAGAACACTTCGGGCTTTCCAAAACCGTCATCCCCATAATCGTAGTTTCCGGCAACAAAGGTGTCGACGCCTTTCATGAGTTCATCATACACTATCTTGTTCTTGTCCAAAAGAGACGTATCCTCACGCCATAAAATCCATGCAGGATACTTCAAATTCTTAATTCCAAGAAAGTATCCGGTTCCACGTACTTCATCTTCCTGCTTCATGCGAAGATGTACGCCTTTGATGGGTTGCACAACGTTGAACCAGAGACCAAGCGCATTGTCCAATCCATACGTTCTCATTAACAGGTTGCGAACATCACTTCCAAACATTCTAATGTACTTCTGTTTGTCGAAATAGTTATCAGCATTACTCCACAACGTGTTGTATTTGTCGTAAATTGCTAAGAACGAATTCATATCCGTGATATACCTGGAATACACGACGGCCTTCTCGTTAAAAGCTCCCTCACTCTGGTTCGTTACGGTTTCGTTCTCGTACGTATCGCGAAGAACGCTCACGATCTTCAGAGCAAGTTCCGACGCGAGCGCATCGGCAAGGTTGTCCGCAGAACCGAACGAAAAACCGACCTTCCCTCCGTACGCCTTCTCGAAGGCGTACGGATCGATGGATCGTACGTCGTTGAATGCCGCCGTGGCGATCGGCATGAGCTCGGATTTGAGAGATTCCCGAAGCTTCGCCTCAAAGGCGTCCATGCCGAGTTCTTTCGCATCGTTGTAGAACGCTCGGGCGTTCACGAGGACGCCGGCGTACGTGTACCCGCGCTTGATCGGGTTCTCGAGGCGACTGAGCGGTACCTTCTCGGGAAGAAGGGCCACAAAGGTATCCGAACCGGTGGAACCAAAGTTCCTATCGCGGATGGAGTGCAAAAACTTGATGTTTGTATCGCTTATGCCATCTACGATGGTGTCGTTCGAAAAGGTGAAGGTGAACACCAGCGTAGGGATGGGAAGCTTCGCCGCGGCTTTTGCCGGAATCTCTCCGCCGGCAACACTTCCCGAGAGATATCTCCCCATTACCTGAAGATCGAGCTTGTCCCCCGGACGGACGTAGTCGAGTTTCGAAGCCACGTCCGAGATGGATTGTCCGGACACGTACGCCGCCACGCGGTCGGGCTTGAACACCGTGAGGTCGGGCGTGAAAAGCTTCAGGTCTTCCTCGTGCGCGGCTATGGCGTCGATCGTGGCGGACACGACCATGCGGAGGGTGGCGGAGGAGAACCTTTGAAGCTCCGGCGGAGCATTGGAGGAAGTATCTCCGCTGGGGGTGCCGTAGAGGTCATCTCCTCCCTGTTGTCCTCCTGTTTCTGGGTTTCCAAGGTCGAAACCCACGGCTTTGAAAGTAACCCTCATAGACTTGATCACGGC
It contains:
- a CDS encoding resolvase, giving the protein MKLSQWAKKRGITYKTAWRRVKEGKMPVPFEITPSGTILVHEPEATKEGIVALYARVSSSDPKADLERQVVRLLEFANAQGLSVGKTVKEVGSGLNGRRKELIKLLSDPNVTTIVVEHRDRLTRFGFEYIEASLRAQGRRILVVVEREVDDDLVRE
- a CDS encoding transposase, IS605 OrfB, yielding MKIHRAYRYELDPNKEQRILLAKHAGAARFAYNWGLARWIEIYEKEGRTTNATELHRELNRLKKADFPWMYEVSKWAPQEALRDLEKAFQNFFRGRKTGRKVGHPKFRRKHDRRDSFRLDNSSGTIRLLLDGSDRHHPRKAVNGFG